One genomic window of Phoenix dactylifera cultivar Barhee BC4 chromosome 6, palm_55x_up_171113_PBpolish2nd_filt_p, whole genome shotgun sequence includes the following:
- the LOC103712638 gene encoding transcription factor MYB1-like yields MGRRPCCSKVGLNRGAWSACEDRILVDYIKAHGEGKWRDLPKRAGLKRCGKSCRLRWLNYLRPDIKRGNISHEEEDLIIRLHKLLGNRWSLIAGRLPGRTDNEIKNYWNTKLCKEVEAIPKQLDAEKAPSKLKQRKAMAILETEAPKEAEEQSHPVIRTKAVRCTKVYIPQDQDDRMAGRNPEPRTNEQAPAPILEDVDPSNFFADFDMQELWLEVQGDDLSQVCINEPRDDGEGVHGLEGSDKMLSPCYDHPRHFRGAMLEEWRGGDALQPNLASELNALASLLDLEE; encoded by the exons ATGGGTAGAAGACCTTGTTGCTCCAAGGTAGGACTCAATCGAGGAGCATGGTCTGCTTGCGAGGATAGGATCCTCGTCGATTACATTAAAGCCCATGGCGAAGGCAAATGGAGAGACCTCCCAAAGAGAGCAG GGTTGAAACGTTGCGGTAAGAGTTGCCGGCTCCGATGGTTGAACTACTTGAGGCCTGACATCAAGAGAGGCAATATTTCCCATGAGGAGGAGGATCTCATCATCAGACTTCATAAACTCCTTGGCAACCG ATGGTCGCTCATAGCAGGAAGATTGCCCGGCCGAACAGACAATGAGATAAAGAATTATTGGAACACTAAGCTCTGCAAGGAGGTGGAGGCGATCCCCAAACAATTAGATGCGGAGAAAGCTCCTAGTAAATTAAAACAGAGGAAGGCAATGGCGATTCTAGAGACAGAGGCACCTAAAGAAGCAGAGGAGCAATCTCATCCTGTTATTCGAACCAAGGCCGTGAGGTGCACCAAGGTATACATTCCacaagatcaagatgataggaTGGCCGGCCGAAACCCGGAGCCTCGTACCAATGAGCAAGCGCCGGCACCAATTCTTGAAGACGTTGACCCCTCGAACTTTTTTGCGGACTTTGACATGCAAGAGCTCTGGTTGGAAGTTCAAGGTGACGATCTCTCGCAAGTTTGCATCAACGAACCCCGAGACGATGGCGAGGGAGTTCATGGCCTAGAAGGAAGCGACAAGATGCTGTCACCCTGCTACGACCATCCACGTCATTTTCGTGGAGCCATGCTGGAGGAATGGAGGGGTGGTGATGCTCTTCAGCCCAATCTAGCCTCGGAGCTTAATGCCTTGGCTTCTTTATTAGACCTTGAAGAGTAA